CGATTCGCGCGGCGGGGGGCGAGGCGATCTTCGTGCGCACCGACGTGAGCCGTGAGGAGGAGGTGGCGGAGATGACGGCGGCGGCGGTGCGCGCCTTCGGCGGCGTGGACGTGCTGGTGAACAATGCCGCCGTCTTCGTGCTGAAGGGGGTGGAGGCTTCACCCGAAGACTGGCAGCGCTCGCTCAGCGTGAACGTCGTGGGGAACTCGCTCTGCACCCGCTACGCGGCGGCGGAGATGAAGAAGCGGGGCGGAGGGGCGATC
The DNA window shown above is from Longimicrobiaceae bacterium and carries:
- a CDS encoding SDR family NAD(P)-dependent oxidoreductase; this encodes MSRRLNGKVAIVTGAAAGIGEAIALLMGQEGARVVVADVDEQGGEETAAAIRAAGGEAIFVRTDVSREEEVAEMTAAAVRAFGGVDVLVNNAAVFVLKGVEASPEDWQRSLSVNVVGNSLCTRYAAAEMKKRGGGAI